The proteins below are encoded in one region of Sulfolobus sp. A20:
- a CDS encoding metal-sulfur cluster assembly factor yields MNIKDKIVEILRQIYDPEIPINIYDLGLVKRIDVDDSRITIDMILTAGNQCTIADLITVNVKYKVKREFPEYDVIVNVDKFAKWSFSMMTYEGRLMLEEIYGKEVVEKLLDGSVENVVKSLRIQQNERFDPKEYMRMKLEERYKAFREWLDRNRVDLINA; encoded by the coding sequence TTGAATATCAAGGATAAGATAGTGGAAATACTGAGACAGATTTATGACCCGGAAATTCCCATAAATATATATGACCTAGGGTTAGTCAAGAGAATAGACGTAGACGACAGTAGGATAACTATTGATATGATACTTACGGCAGGTAATCAATGCACCATAGCTGATCTGATTACAGTCAACGTAAAGTACAAGGTAAAGAGGGAATTCCCAGAATACGACGTAATAGTAAACGTAGATAAGTTTGCTAAGTGGTCCTTCTCAATGATGACCTATGAAGGTAGACTCATGTTAGAGGAAATCTATGGAAAAGAGGTTGTGGAGAAATTACTAGACGGGAGTGTTGAAAACGTGGTGAAGTCTTTAAGAATTCAACAAAATGAAAGATTTGACCCCAAGGAATACATGAGGATGAAGCTAGAGGAGAGGTATAAAGCATTTAGGGAATGGTTAGATAGGAACAGAGTAGATCTAATTAACGCTTAG
- a CDS encoding helix-turn-helix domain-containing protein produces MKFVVGSPVRVLVKGVHVGCWSTDERLKYPIKVLDFRMMDNYLRMLLLIHKDDRKPLLERLKQTYRVFILTSATKYSRDKIILSFIKNVNKISIPRMIDQYHGFFLGATYNQGIEKWDFLIPSQHLDYIMEGLKNIMINIEVRTKEYKPVSEVELTEKEKEILETAVKLGYFEFPRKVNLEDLSKTLNVSPSTLLYHIRNIEKKIMLKLVSEEK; encoded by the coding sequence ATGAAATTTGTAGTAGGTTCTCCAGTCAGAGTCCTAGTTAAGGGCGTACATGTAGGTTGCTGGAGTACCGATGAGAGATTAAAATACCCGATTAAGGTTTTAGACTTCAGAATGATGGACAACTATTTGAGAATGCTGTTATTAATCCACAAGGATGATAGGAAACCCCTTTTAGAGAGGTTGAAGCAAACTTATAGAGTGTTTATCTTGACTAGTGCAACTAAGTATTCTAGGGATAAGATAATACTAAGCTTCATAAAAAACGTGAATAAAATTTCAATACCCAGAATGATTGACCAATACCACGGATTCTTTCTAGGTGCAACTTATAACCAAGGAATAGAAAAATGGGACTTCTTAATACCTAGCCAACACCTAGACTATATCATGGAAGGTTTGAAAAATATAATGATCAATATCGAAGTTAGAACTAAGGAATACAAACCAGTAAGCGAAGTAGAACTAACAGAAAAGGAAAAAGAAATACTAGAAACCGCAGTTAAACTAGGCTATTTTGAGTTCCCCAGAAAAGTAAACTTAGAAGACTTAAGTAAAACGTTAAACGTTTCCCCCTCAACTCTATTATACCACATAAGAAATATAGAAAAGAAGATAATGTTAAAACTGGTCAGTGAAGAGAAGTAA
- a CDS encoding type II toxin-antitoxin system VapC family toxin — MLIVDASALTAVILKEEEWDKILRLFTPAYSIDHVIKETMNAIWKMANVKKLIDVRTALEMKRILFDILKEKTLILLNEMDYVEEAFNIAINNNLTFYDSLYIAACLRHGATLITRDVKQAEVAGSLGVKVEIP, encoded by the coding sequence ATGCTGATAGTTGACGCTTCTGCCCTTACTGCTGTGATATTAAAGGAGGAAGAGTGGGATAAGATATTAAGGCTTTTCACACCAGCCTATTCCATTGACCATGTTATAAAAGAGACTATGAACGCTATATGGAAAATGGCGAACGTAAAGAAACTGATAGACGTTAGGACAGCTCTTGAAATGAAGAGAATACTATTCGACATTTTAAAGGAGAAGACCTTAATACTCTTAAATGAAATGGACTACGTCGAAGAGGCGTTCAACATCGCAATAAACAATAACCTCACGTTCTATGACTCATTGTACATAGCGGCGTGCTTAAGACATGGAGCTACACTAATAACGAGGGATGTAAAACAGGCTGAAGTTGCAGGAAGTTTAGGCGTAAAAGTCGAAATACCTTAA
- a CDS encoding CopG family transcriptional regulator codes for MSEVVSFKVRKEIKEKMELYRNEVNWSEELRRFVEQKIAEIEAKRGVDKVLKELNEANWSFRRGISSELIREDRDADS; via the coding sequence ATGTCTGAGGTTGTCAGTTTTAAGGTCAGAAAGGAGATAAAGGAGAAGATGGAGTTATATAGAAACGAGGTTAATTGGTCAGAGGAGTTGAGGAGGTTTGTAGAGCAAAAGATTGCTGAAATTGAGGCTAAGAGGGGGGTTGATAAAGTCCTAAAGGAGTTGAATGAGGCTAACTGGAGCTTTAGAAGGGGTATATCATCAGAGCTCATCAGGGAAGATAGGGATGCTGATAGTTGA
- a CDS encoding DNA double-strand break repair nuclease NurA, which translates to MGIEDALRDLILILSKLSKDKKFLGVKTSNIEESNPVFFEENFTPCDPLSDFGYLDSSSRVISIRGANLYFASLYANDSGSHIMVPLNTSVPFIAIKASEDVTSAIQNLGFIKVQNPNGEPYSLDYKDDNILDEMRISLENYAINKSRSKVVIVDGPIFPGPYLEMVGEPYKSAFETLALQRNTDKLIGIVKRLNFSRKLRRVKEIEQNYPELVKSGATDDIIVMEMGKGSNVYLTPIYSEEVTIRDKEFTRYMVYVKVFDSVFRVESMSKDLLCKGVSTAIKNASFRGIPTFIEVADKMSRKLSASVYVLSFTYAKGLVGITYDDWNRFIEANRDLND; encoded by the coding sequence ATGGGAATTGAGGACGCACTAAGGGACCTCATCCTAATCCTATCAAAGTTGTCTAAAGACAAGAAGTTCTTGGGAGTTAAGACTTCAAACATTGAGGAGTCCAACCCAGTTTTCTTTGAGGAGAACTTCACTCCATGCGACCCTCTATCTGACTTCGGTTACCTGGACAGCTCTTCTAGGGTAATTAGCATAAGGGGAGCTAACCTTTACTTCGCTTCCCTTTACGCTAACGATAGTGGGAGTCACATAATGGTACCCCTAAACACTTCCGTCCCCTTCATCGCCATAAAGGCATCTGAAGACGTGACAAGCGCTATCCAGAACTTAGGCTTCATAAAGGTCCAGAACCCTAACGGTGAACCCTATTCATTGGACTACAAGGACGACAACATCTTAGATGAGATGAGGATATCCTTAGAGAACTATGCTATAAATAAGTCTAGATCAAAGGTAGTAATAGTAGATGGACCCATCTTCCCTGGACCTTACTTAGAGATGGTCGGTGAGCCCTATAAGTCAGCCTTTGAGACATTAGCACTCCAGAGAAACACGGATAAATTAATAGGGATTGTTAAGAGGCTGAACTTCAGCAGAAAGTTGAGGAGAGTCAAAGAGATAGAGCAGAACTACCCAGAGCTAGTCAAGTCTGGGGCAACAGATGACATAATAGTCATGGAGATGGGGAAGGGGAGTAACGTGTACTTAACACCGATCTACAGCGAGGAAGTTACTATAAGGGACAAAGAGTTCACACGCTATATGGTCTACGTGAAGGTATTCGATAGCGTCTTCAGAGTGGAGAGCATGAGCAAAGATTTATTATGCAAAGGAGTTTCAACAGCTATAAAAAACGCCTCATTTAGGGGTATACCAACCTTCATTGAAGTCGCTGACAAGATGTCTAGGAAGTTGAGTGCCTCAGTCTACGTCTTGAGCTTTACCTACGCTAAGGGCTTAGTCGGTATTACATACGACGATTGGAACAGGTTTATTGAGGCTAATAGAGACCTAAATGATTAG
- a CDS encoding ATP-binding protein encodes MEERDEEMKRDEALDNNRPIGEDVVLKLSQLIEDAKLRAKKEGEVVGLVSRVTPISHGTETKEIKADVPFNVYLSKRFLVGSYIGISLPIAETLILGRITQVERSDILSVSRVPALFPVEEASGMTTPLTLTIELLSEEVGGEVVPPSSPVDPQSPIFVPNKEFIKRMLGIPDSGITIGRIVEGYKELDIEVKLTGEILRHHVLVVGTTGAGKTNLLKVILRNSEIPVIVFDIQGDYVTPVARMGGNVILPITRDYAKLGVTEFINLYLKRSNLQGYTIGEIEGNKAVLRNDKGKEFNLYLVAFRLTETYNLLPEVSPFFSAQGGEFFKIVTRECGSIIDEWEEMCSSAMRKNKVYPTTQENILRSVTLLRETGVIDVKMKELKGYYLYEPNYKDLVSSDAKSVVDLRWVSEKGISSATMSAFIIADRIFELIDDKYKKEGKETPFLMIFDEAHEYFPQSRRDEQKDALERLINRIMRLGRVRGIGTILATHRPTDLNDLILTLANTKITLRADEDALKKIGMDNYASLLQAAPAGYGVMRTFSLKVHDLFFRALKYDDRDNFQV; translated from the coding sequence ATGGAAGAAAGAGATGAGGAAATGAAAAGGGATGAAGCCTTAGATAATAACAGACCAATAGGAGAGGATGTGGTCTTAAAGCTCAGCCAGTTGATAGAGGATGCTAAGCTAAGGGCTAAAAAGGAAGGTGAAGTTGTAGGCTTAGTATCGAGGGTAACGCCAATATCTCACGGTACTGAGACTAAGGAGATAAAGGCTGATGTTCCATTCAACGTATATCTGTCTAAGAGGTTTTTAGTAGGTAGCTATATAGGTATTTCTTTGCCTATTGCCGAGACTCTCATCCTAGGTAGGATAACCCAGGTTGAGAGGTCTGACATCCTATCCGTGTCGAGAGTCCCAGCACTTTTCCCCGTAGAAGAAGCCTCTGGAATGACGACTCCGCTCACCCTAACCATTGAGCTATTATCTGAAGAGGTAGGGGGTGAGGTAGTCCCTCCTTCATCCCCAGTAGATCCCCAGAGCCCCATCTTCGTTCCTAACAAGGAGTTCATAAAGAGAATGCTAGGAATACCAGATTCTGGTATTACAATAGGAAGAATAGTGGAAGGCTATAAAGAGTTAGACATAGAGGTAAAACTCACTGGGGAGATCCTAAGGCACCACGTACTTGTCGTGGGCACTACGGGTGCTGGAAAGACCAATCTCCTAAAGGTCATATTGAGGAACAGTGAAATACCAGTAATAGTCTTCGACATTCAAGGTGACTACGTTACCCCTGTCGCGAGAATGGGAGGTAACGTAATATTGCCCATTACTAGAGATTACGCTAAACTAGGCGTAACTGAATTCATCAATCTGTACCTAAAGAGGAGCAACCTACAAGGCTATACTATAGGGGAGATCGAAGGTAACAAAGCAGTCTTAAGAAACGATAAGGGCAAAGAGTTCAACCTTTACTTAGTAGCCTTCAGACTCACAGAAACCTATAATCTATTACCAGAGGTCTCACCGTTCTTTTCAGCCCAGGGTGGTGAGTTCTTCAAGATAGTAACGAGGGAATGCGGGAGTATTATCGATGAATGGGAAGAAATGTGCTCAAGTGCTATGAGGAAAAATAAGGTATACCCGACCACACAAGAAAACATCCTGAGGTCTGTTACCCTATTAAGAGAGACTGGAGTCATAGACGTAAAGATGAAAGAACTAAAAGGGTATTATTTATACGAACCGAACTATAAGGACTTGGTCAGTTCTGATGCGAAGTCGGTCGTAGATCTCAGGTGGGTCTCAGAAAAGGGGATCTCCTCTGCCACCATGTCAGCCTTTATCATAGCAGACAGGATATTCGAGCTCATAGACGATAAGTATAAAAAAGAGGGAAAGGAGACTCCCTTCTTGATGATATTCGATGAAGCGCATGAATACTTCCCCCAGAGTAGAAGAGACGAACAAAAAGATGCGTTAGAGAGGTTAATAAATAGGATTATGAGGTTAGGAAGGGTAAGGGGTATAGGTACGATATTGGCAACGCATAGGCCTACTGACCTCAACGACTTAATACTTACTTTGGCAAATACTAAGATCACTTTAAGGGCTGATGAAGACGCCCTAAAGAAGATAGGTATGGACAACTACGCAAGTCTCTTGCAGGCTGCCCCAGCTGGTTACGGGGTAATGAGGACATTCTCCTTAAAAGTCCATGACTTGTTCTTCAGAGCCCTTAAATACGATGACCGTGATAACTTTCAAGTATAG
- a CDS encoding zinc ribbon domain-containing protein, with translation MAANNPLYNMVCQPVGLGTKMIQIPITSSLDMRRLSKDLKLLLRSQGYTVYATYGENVLILQIHAVGIRGHYYTVKICQNNNVVLLEAGITNGRVQLEEAGISAGIGAVSDVFLHNRFLTLLSGAFSGVDIASVLGSYQQENQILQQIQQVILQYQRCPNCGHPIKAGYKYCINCGIRLS, from the coding sequence ATGGCAGCTAATAATCCCCTATATAACATGGTATGCCAACCCGTTGGTTTAGGTACTAAAATGATCCAAATACCAATCACTAGCTCATTAGACATGAGAAGACTGAGTAAGGACTTAAAGCTACTTCTGAGGTCACAGGGGTATACTGTTTACGCTACTTACGGCGAAAACGTCCTAATCCTCCAAATACACGCAGTTGGGATTAGGGGGCACTACTACACTGTTAAGATCTGTCAGAACAATAACGTAGTCCTTCTAGAGGCTGGGATAACTAATGGTAGAGTACAACTGGAGGAGGCTGGAATATCTGCTGGCATAGGCGCTGTCTCTGACGTATTCCTACACAACAGATTTTTAACACTACTCTCTGGAGCCTTTAGTGGTGTGGACATAGCTAGCGTCCTGGGGAGCTACCAACAAGAGAACCAAATACTGCAACAGATACAACAAGTCATTCTCCAGTACCAAAGGTGCCCAAACTGTGGACATCCAATAAAGGCTGGGTATAAATACTGTATAAACTGTGGGATAAGACTTTCTTAA